The Phyllostomus discolor isolate MPI-MPIP mPhyDis1 chromosome 4, mPhyDis1.pri.v3, whole genome shotgun sequence genome window below encodes:
- the YIPF3 gene encoding protein YIPF3, producing MASTAAPASGSRNGAGPEWGGFEENIQGGGSAVIDMENMDDTSGSSFEDMGELHQRLREEEVDADAAAAEDEDGEFLGMKGFKGQLSRQVADQMWQAGKRQASRAFSLYANIDILRPYFDVEPAQVRSRLLESMIPVKMVNFPQKIAGELYGPLMLVFTLVAILLHGMKTSDTIIREGTLMGTAIGTCFGYWLGVSSFIYFLAYLCNAQITMLQMLALLGYGLFGHCIVLFITYNIHLHALFYLFWLLVGGLSTLRMVAVLVSRTVGPTQRLLLCGTLATLHMLFLLYLHFAYHKVVEGILDTLEGPNIPPMQRVPRDLPAALPAARLPATLLNATARAVVVTLQSH from the exons ATGGCATCTACGGCCGCGCCGGCCAGCGGCTCTCGAAACGGGGCTGGCCCGGAATGGGGAGGGTTCGAAGAAAACATCCAG GGTGGGGGCTCAGCTGTGATTGACATGGAGAACATGGATGATACTTCAGGCTCTAGCTTCGAGGATATGGGTGAGCTGCATCAGCGTCTGCGCGAGGAAGAAGTAGATGCTGATGCAGCTGCTGCTGAAGATGAGGATGGAGAATTCCTGGGTATGAAGGGCTTTAAGGGACAGCTGAGCCGGCAGGTGGCTGATCAG ATGTGGCAGGCAGGGAAGAGACAAGCTTCTAGGGCCTTCAGCTTGTATGCCAACATCGACATCCTGAGACCCTACTTTGATGTGGAGCCCGCCCAGGTGCGAAGCAG gCTCCTGGAGTCCATGATCCCTGTCAAGATGGTCAACTTCCCCCAG AAAATCGCAGGTGAGCTCTATGGGCCTCTCATGCTGGTCTTCACGTTGGTTGCCATCCTCCTCCACGGGATGAAGACATCTGACACCATTATC CGGGAAGGCACCCTGATGGGCACAGCCATTGGCACCTGCTTTGGCTACTGGCTGGGAGTCTCATCCTTCATTTACTTCCTCGCCTACCTGTGCAACGCCCAGATCACCATGCTCCAGATGCTGGCACTGCTG GGCTATGGCCTCTTTGGGCACTGCATTGTCCTGTTCATCACCTACAACATCCACCTCcatgccctcttctacctcttctGGCTGCTGGTGGGGGGGCTGTCCACCCTGCGCATG GTGGCTGTGTTGGTGTCACGGACTGTGGGCCCCACACAGCGGCTGCTCCTCTGTGGCACCCTAGCCACCCTGCACATGCTCTTCCTGCTCTATCTGCATTTTGCCTACCACAAGGTGGTGGAGG GGATCCTGGACACACTGGAGGGCCCCAACATCCCACCCATGCAGAGGGTCCCCAGAGACCTCCCTGCTGCACTCCCTGCTGCTAGGCTTCCAGCCACCTTGCTCAACGCCACAGCCAGGGCTGTCGTGGTCACCCTGCAGTCACACTGA